TCTTCGACTTCGTCTGCACGTGCAGGGAGGACAGGGTGGAGGTGGACGGCGATGAGATTCAGGACTTCACGTGGGTGAAACCGGGGAAGGCCCTGAGGCTCCGACTCGACACGTTCACGAGGCGGATGGTAAGGCGCTATCTCGCAGACCAGCGCTAGAGGATGAAGGCGAGTAGGAGGAGGACTATGATGAAGGAGAAGCCAGCGACCATGGGGGCAGGGCCGAACCTGTTGTCCCTCTTGAGAGCCCTGTAGACGTACGATACCATGGCGAAAGACACGAGGTTAACCGCCAAGTAGAGAGCGAACGCGGGCTCCGCGTTTGCACCCACTGGGTTGAGCGTCCAGAGGGAGTAGACGGAGAGGGCAGCGAGCAATAGGAGGACGGTCACAACCTGGATCGCGAGTCTTTCAAACGTCGCGCGCACATCCTCGTTCGCCGCGCCGCCGCTCAACCGGCCCACCCCACCTCGAACGCCCTGACCCTCCTCCTGATTCTCCCGTTGGGGAGGTCCAGCCTGTAGAGCAGGTAGGCCGAGCCTACTGCGGAAGCGCAGATTCCGGAGAGCGCCACAGCGAGCGTGGAGAGGCCCGACGGCAGCGGGCCGGCGACCACAAGCCCAGCCAGGGCGTTGAACGCTGCGCCCATGCTGAAGGTACCGACTGCCAGAAGCGCGACGAAGACACCCGCGGTCCAGATTGAGGCCGACCTGATGGATACCCGCGGGGAAGACGCTTGGGTGGCGGGTCCGCCCGGCGTGAAAGGCAGCGAGGCCCCCTGCCTATTCAGAGGTCTGAAGAGAATCCTGTAGGTGACGGCCGACCCGAGGGTGACAAGCAGGGCTGTGCCGCCCAGGATGACCAGTGCCTGCTCGTCTGGAATCACCTTCCCTGGTGTGACGAAGCCCCAGATTGCGAGCACGGCCACCTCGGCGACGAAGATCGCGCCGAGCGTCACGTACTTCGTCCTCCCCGCGATTGCCCTTGTCTTCCCCCTGTCGATGAATGGGAGCAAGAGGAGGACGATGAAAATGAGCGTAATGACAGAGAGCGCCACAGGAAGCCCCGCCTCCTCGAAGGCGGAGATCTTGAGAATCTGGTAGACCCAGAGGAAGTACCAGTCAGGCTGAGCGGTGTACTGCCCGGCCAGCGCGGCCGAGTACTCGGGCTGCAGAGTGAGCGGGAAGGCCACCGAGATTAGCAGCATTGCGGCACCGAAGAGAGCGGCAAGTTCGAACAAGTAGAAGGAGACGTCAGGGAAGATGGGTATCGGCCCCAACTTTGCGGGTGGGATCCTGCCCGGAGTCCCTGTCGCCGGCTCCGCGACGCCGTGCGTCTCCAGCATGTACATCTTCGCGCCCAGGAGGAGCAGGAGCGCTGCGGGGAGGACAACGACGTGCAGGTCGTAGAAGCGGAGCAGCTCTGCCGCGTCTCCGCCCACCCCGACGATCAGGAAGGTGAGGAATGAAGAGACGGGCGGGGGCAACGCCTGCACCATACCCAACCCCACGTCTGTGGCCGACTTCGAGACGATCGTCCATGGGAGGAGGTATCCAGTGAATCCGAACCCGAGCGTGATGAACCCCATCAGCATCCCGACCACCCACATCGCCTCCCTCGGCTTCTTGTGGACTGAGACGAAGTAACCTCGCATGAGGTGCATGAAAGCCAGCATTATCATCGCATACGCGGTGTAGAGGTGGACGGTCTGGAGGAACGTCCC
The sequence above is a segment of the Nitrososphaerales archaeon genome. Coding sequences within it:
- a CDS encoding cytochrome bc complex cytochrome b subunit, with amino-acid sequence MAGESQESASLAEGNEEPKPGKLERLARWFDTRLGLSYELFRPAPQYSINPFYWLGALAVVAFVIQGVTGIMMMLYYVPSPSLAYPSTLYIFQKVSYGTFLQTVHLYTAYAMIMLAFMHLMRGYFVSVHKKPREAMWVVGMLMGFITLGFGFTGYLLPWTIVSKSATDVGLGMVQALPPPVSSFLTFLIVGVGGDAAELLRFYDLHVVVLPAALLLLLGAKMYMLETHGVAEPATGTPGRIPPAKLGPIPIFPDVSFYLFELAALFGAAMLLISVAFPLTLQPEYSAALAGQYTAQPDWYFLWVYQILKISAFEEAGLPVALSVITLIFIVLLLLPFIDRGKTRAIAGRTKYVTLGAIFVAEVAVLAIWGFVTPGKVIPDEQALVILGGTALLVTLGSAVTYRILFRPLNRQGASLPFTPGGPATQASSPRVSIRSASIWTAGVFVALLAVGTFSMGAAFNALAGLVVAGPLPSGLSTLAVALSGICASAVGSAYLLYRLDLPNGRIRRRVRAFEVGWAG